The Deltaproteobacteria bacterium genome contains a region encoding:
- a CDS encoding MerR family transcriptional regulator, with amino-acid sequence MPPAPGLLKISELARRTGVPPATIRFYIREGLLPRPTVKTSRNMAYYEESFVGHIQLVRRLQQDRRLPLRVIKSLVVSGGGGEAEVAPSPAELEAGILAALESRRGGPALTREALLARSGIDPDELEALAEIGLVSPTRQGRGQRYSSEDASLVELIARARTLGMGRELFPTADLVIYRDAVSRLVGEETALLVRRLRGRGLPVPPQALVEVALHVMGQFIVELRRKLVGELLAGLEGGRSPVGPEDRPARGPGRGTRSRGTGDRPAARSRTPRKKAKP; translated from the coding sequence ATGCCACCTGCCCCCGGCCTCCTCAAGATCAGCGAGCTCGCGCGGCGCACGGGCGTCCCGCCGGCCACGATCCGGTTCTACATCCGGGAGGGCCTGCTCCCGCGCCCGACGGTCAAGACCTCGCGCAACATGGCCTACTACGAGGAGTCGTTCGTCGGGCACATCCAGCTCGTGCGGCGGCTGCAACAGGACCGGCGCCTTCCACTTCGCGTGATCAAGTCCCTCGTGGTCTCGGGCGGGGGAGGGGAGGCGGAGGTCGCTCCGAGTCCGGCGGAGCTCGAGGCCGGGATCCTCGCGGCGCTGGAGTCTCGGCGCGGCGGTCCGGCCCTCACCCGCGAGGCGCTGCTCGCGCGCAGCGGGATCGACCCCGACGAGCTCGAAGCGCTTGCCGAGATCGGCCTCGTGTCTCCGACGCGCCAGGGGCGAGGTCAGCGGTACTCGTCGGAGGACGCGAGCCTGGTCGAGCTCATCGCGCGCGCGCGAACGCTCGGTATGGGGCGCGAGCTCTTCCCGACCGCCGACCTCGTGATCTACCGGGACGCCGTGAGCCGGCTCGTGGGGGAGGAGACGGCCCTGCTCGTGCGCCGACTGCGGGGCCGCGGCCTCCCCGTGCCGCCGCAGGCCCTCGTGGAGGTGGCGCTCCACGTCATGGGGCAGTTCATCGTGGAGCTCCGACGCAAGCTCGTCGGAGAGCTGCTCGCGGGGCTCGAGGGCGGGCGCAGTCCGGTGGGGCCTGAAGACCGGCCGGCGCGGGGGCCAGGCCGGGGCACGCGGAGCCGGGGGACGGGAGACCGGCCAGCCGCCCGGAGTCGCACACCGCGAAAGAAAGCCAAGCCTTAG